One Littorina saxatilis isolate snail1 linkage group LG12, US_GU_Lsax_2.0, whole genome shotgun sequence genomic region harbors:
- the LOC138981467 gene encoding histone acetyltransferase KAT7-like gives MPRRKRHAAAESISEESDHSQGTHDSDDDAHSHTATRVTRRSSAGLKVPVNQTPHSVSPRKRKEPPISGSDSDGDRISKSPPAKRRRGKHPRHVLVHMQNGDSDVGRTDFKAWSFAEKRSLPKTDYNETTAHCPLPGCDSKGHLSGRHESHRTLTACPLYHNTTADACKGRYDARLKSTHEKKKIEAELNDRRGLRHQIQSDEQKQKVEKVRAARRKKVIELPLEIKEKHSKHRETYQMTRQPLLDGLASDYDMELFQEAQARACELLEHQMTQHYQKADLQEYRIKKMEMGRFEIATWYSSPYPEEYARLPKIYLCEFCLKYMKTATILRRHLAKCVWRHPPGDEIYRKNSISVFEVDGKKNKVYCQNLCLLAKLFLDHKTLYFDVEPFLFYVMTENDHSGCHIVGYFSKEKNSFLNYNVSCLLTLPQYMRQGYGKMLIDFSYLLSKVEAKVGSPERPLSDLGLLSYRSYWKDVLLRYLHKYKDAEICIKDVSQETAINANDIVSTLQSLGMLKYWKGKHLVLKRQDLIDDYLDKQSKKMSDGSTNKVIDSTCLKWTPPAQRSPTS, from the exons TGCCAGTGAACCAGACTCCTCACTCAGTCAGCCCCAGAAAGCGCAAAGAGCCGCCAATCTCTGGCTCCGACTCAGATGGGGATCGCATCTCCAAGAGCCCTCCAGCCAAGAGGCGGAGGGGTAAACATCCGAGACACGTGTTGGTTCACATGCAGAACGGGGACAGCGATGTGGGGAGGACGGACTTCAAGGCCTGGTCTTTTGCAGAGAAGAGGTCTCTTCCTAAGACTGACTACAATGAAACCACAGCTCACTGCCCCCTTCCCGGCTGTGATTCAAAAG GTCACTTGAGCGGTCGTCATGAGTCTCATCGGACCCTCACAGCCTGCCCTCTCTACCACAACACTACAGCTGATGCTTGCAAG GGAAGATATGATGCCCGATTAAAATCCACCcatgagaagaagaagatagaagCAGAATTAAACGACAGGAGAGGCTTGAGACATCAG ATACAGAGCGATGAGCAAAAGCAGAAAGTGGAGAAGGTGCGAGCAGCGCGCAGGAAGAAAGTGATTGAGCTGCCGCTTGAAATCAAAGAGAAACACAGCAAGCACAGGGAAACCTACCAGATGACAAGGCAGCCTCTTCTGGACGGTCTGGCATCAGACTACGACATGGAACTCTTTCAAGAAGCTCAGGCCCGCGCTTGTGAACTGCTG GAACACCAAATGACTCAGCACTATCAGaaggcggacctgcaagagtATCGCATCAAGAAGATGGAGATGGGACGCTTTGAGATCGCCACCTGGTATTCCTCGCCATACCCGGAAGAATATGCACGCTTACCCAAAATCTACCTCTGCGAATTCTGCCTCAAGTACATGAAAACAGCCACCATCCTGCGTCGACATTTA GCAAAATGTGTGTGGAGACATCCACCTGGTGACGAGATATACAGGAAAAACAGTATATCCGTCTTCGAAGTAGACGGCAAAAAGAATAAG GTCTACTGTCAGAATCTGTGTCTGCTGGCCAAACTGTTCCTGGACCACAAGACGCTCTACTTTGATGTGGAACCCTTTCTTTTCTACGTCATGACAGAAAACGACCACTCAGGCTGTCACATTGTGGGCTATTTCTCCAAG GAAAAGAATTCCTTCCTGAACTATAACGTGTCATGTTTGCTGACGCTACCTCAGTACATGCGGCAAGGCTACGGCAAGATGCTCATCGACTTCA GTTACTTGCTGAGCAAGGTGGAAGCCAAAGTGGGGTCACCAGAGAGGCCTTTGTCAGACTTGGGCTTGCTGTCCTATAGAAGCTACTGGAAGGACGTCCTCTTGAGATACCTGCATAAGTATAAAGATGCTGAGATATGCATTAAAG ATGTGAGCCAAGAAACAGCCATTAATGCCAACGACATTGTCAGCACGCTACAATCTCTAGGCATGCTCAAGTACTGGAAGGGAAAACACCTGGTGCTCAAAAGACAG GACTTGATCGATGACTACCTGGACAAGCAGTCCAAGAAGATGTCAGACGGGTCCACCAACAAGGTCATTGACTCCACCTGCCTCAAGTGGACACCCCCCGCCCAGAGAAGTCCGACCAGTTGA